The sequence below is a genomic window from Lycium ferocissimum isolate CSIRO_LF1 chromosome 9, AGI_CSIRO_Lferr_CH_V1, whole genome shotgun sequence.
TCTTCATATGTCCAAAACCATTGCCCATATGGACTGCTTTACCAAAGAAAACCAACCTATTCCCATCTTAGGAGTTTTGGATGCCTTTGCTACCCCACAACACTGAAAACTCACAAAGACAAATTTGAACCTAGATCCACACCTGATGTGTTTGTGGCATATCCTTATGGCACCAAAGGTTACGAAGTACTAAATCTTGTCACAAAAAGAATACATGTTTCAAGGGATGTATtgcttcatgaaaatgtgttccCTTTTGCCAAACCTTTTACTATTGCTGATTTGTGTGTGCAGTCTGGTGTCTTTCCTTCTTCTACTTCTTCTACAAGTGATGATAGATCACACTTTATCTCTGATTCTTTGAATTCTGTAACTCAGTCAACTTCTCCTAATAGGTCTAGTCCTTTTTCTTCATCTAATCATCACTATGAAGGGTTACCTGTGTCTTCACCTGAGCATACTTCTGATGTTTTCCCAGCTGCTCCAGTGAGTCCAAATGCTGATACACCACCTACTTCTTCTTCACCTCAACATAGCACTACTGATAATTCCACTTCCTTGCCCTCATCTACTGTACCTCATATTCCTCTATCtactaacaacaacaaacctACCAGATCTCACAAGGTTCCCACTTATCTAAAAGACTATGATTATAATCTACCCCGCTTACCTTCTTCTGCTGCTACTCCTTCTCTTGCCATCAGTGCAGACAATagttcttcatcattttcttttcatatacaGACTTTTTCTCTTAATGCTTTAGCACCCACTAGTCAGCATTTGTTCAACTGCATTTCTTTAGATTGTGAACCTGATTCTTACAGAGAAGCAGCTGCAATTCCTGCATGGCAAACAACCATGACTCAGGAATTTGAAGCTCTTCATGCTAATCATACATGGGATTTATTGCCTCGTCCACCTGGAAAGAGAGCCATAGGGTGTAAGTGGGTGTATAAAATCAAACATAGGGCAGATGGTAGTATTGAGAGGTACAAAGCTAGATTGGTTGTGAAGGGTTACACTCAACAAGGAGTGGATTATATTGAGACCTTTTCCCCTGTTGTTAAAATAACAACTGTTAGGGCTTTAATTGGGACTGTAGTCAAGAAGGGGTGGGATATATTCCAATTAGATGTTAATAATGCATTTCGCCATGGAGATTTGCATGAAGAGGTTTATATGCAAGTCCCACCTGGTTTAGTGATAGAGCAGTCTGGTTTAGTATGCAAACTTAGGAAGTCCTTGTATGGTCTCAAATAGGCCAGTAGGCAATGGTATGCAAAAGTGACCGAGGCACTGTGTTCCAGAGGTTATCAACACTCTATGCTTGACTACTCACTATTTTATAAGAAATCTGACTCTTATGGTAATTTTGTAGCTGTGTATGTAGATGATATTATCATCATAGGTACACACTCACAGGAAATCCAGTCCCTGAAGCATTTTCTTCATGCAACATTTAAGATAAAGGATCCTGGATTACTCTATTATTTTCTAGGGCTGGAGGTTTTTTATAAGCATGATGGGGTTCTGATTACATAAAGGAAGTTCACTGAGGATTTACTCAAGGAATTTGACTGTACTCATTGCACAGCTTTGTCCTCACCTCTAGATCCTTCCATCAAACTCAGGGCTGATGAAGGTGTTTTGTTGTCTGATCCTGTTTATTACAGGAAACTCATTGGGAAGCTCAATTTTCTGACTGGCACAAGGTTGGACATTGCTTACAGTGTCCAGCACCTCAGCCAATACATGCAACATCCAAGAGATACTCACCTCAAAGCTGCTTTTCATGTTCTAAGGTACTTAAAAGGTGATCCTTGTCTGGGTGTCTTCATGTCAAACAAGCAGGGCTACTCAATCAATGCTTATTGTGACTCTGATTGGGCTGCTTGCCCTGAGTCTACGAAGTCAGTTAGTGGGTATATTGTTCTCCTTAGTGACACTCCCATTAGCTGGGAGTCAAAGAAACAAACAACCATATCTTTGTCCTCTGGTGAGGCAGAGTACAGGTCAGTTAGAAAGGTTGTTGGAGAGCTTGTTTGGCTTACTCGACTGCTTGAAGAACTGACAGTGCCCTTTGCACCACCTGTCCCTGTGTATTGTGATAGCCAAGTTGCTCTCCACATTGCTAAGAATCTTGTGTTTCATGAGCGTACCAAACACATCGAAGTTGTTTGTCATTTCGTCCGGGACAAGCTTCAGGAAGGGTTAATCTCTTTGCATCACATCTCAACTCCATGCACAATTGGCAGACATCTTCACCAAATCCTTGTCTGGGGTCAAgcattctcttcttcttctcaagCTGTTAGTGAGTCCCTCACCTCCACCTGcagccgggggggggggggggggggacttgTATTTAATGTAACACATTTTACTTATCTAGTCACTCTTAGCTCAGCATAGCCTTAGATATTTTAGTTGACTAGGTCGGTTAGTTTAGTGCCAGCTGTAGGATTAGTTAGttattttcctctcttctttattttatataagaaCACAGTACTTGTAATATCCTCATTCAATTCAATCGATTCTCTCCAGTCACAACTGGGAGCTTACTTCTCATTTTCTCCATTGTTGCTCCTTGAGAGCTTCTTGTTGAATTCTCTATTTTGTCAATACTATTTAGTATACCAGTATACTTTTGACTTTTGTTTTATGTGGGTATATTATGTCGTATACCATGAACACTATGATTATTGGTATGTTAAATGatattcatcatataaaaacGATATATTGGTAAGTATATCCATGAACACTATTGAATCATGGGTTTACTGTGATTTGTATGTGAAATCATATTCGCAATACACCAATGGATATTGTTATACAGTATACCATGATCATTCTCAAATCATGGCAGTATCCCATGATTACTTTTGAATCATGGTATAATGTATATTGATATGTTAAATGACACTTACAgtacacaaaatatattttgtcgTCTACCATAGTTATTGTTGAACAAttgtctccttttttttttcccagtaTATATTATATCTgtacaacaatatcaacatatccagtgtaatcccacaagtgggtctggggagggtagagtgcaCGCAAACCTTACTCCTACTTCATGTAGGTAGAGAGGCTGTGTCCGAAAGACCCTCAACTCGAATGCAACAAAGCAAAGAAGTTATGAAAGAGGAACTATGGCAATAATGAAAACATGACAATTAATAAGGAAAGTTGTGCAGAGCATTCAGAAAGGAATAGTAACAACAACGACATAGTGTGATAATCCAAACGCAGTACACAATAGATGTTAATAGCTACCAAAAAGCAAGAAACTACATGATAAGGCTAATATTACGACCGACACGGTGCTCCAGACTACCACCAAGCCTAATCCTATTGAAAAGCGAGGCAGGCTCGACTACCgactaaccttctaccctaatccgtgATCTCCAAACCCTACTACCTAAGGTTATATTCTCTGTTAGCTGAAGCTGcaccatgtcctgtctaatcacctctccccaatacttcttcggcctgtCTCTACCTCTCCTCATACCCCCTATATCTAACCTTTCACACCTCCTTACTAGGGTATCAGCGCATCTCCTACTCACATGctcaaaccatctcagtcttGCTCCTCTCATCTTGTCCACTACAGAGGCCACTTCCACCTTATCCCGGATATCTGATTCCTtatcctatctctcctagtatgcccacacatccatctcagcaTCCTCATTTCCACAACTTGCATCTTCTAAacatgagagttcttgactggccagCACTCTGTCGCATACAATAAAGTCATTCTAACCACCACTCTGTAGAACTATAtagtatatctatatatttaataatatacatgatatattaCTGATATATTTAATGGTGTAGCTTTTTACAATTATGTTTTGCCAAGATAATGAAATGCTGCTATATTCATAGGTTTATCTGTTATTCTGTACTCTGTAGTCTACTTAAttaagggcccgtttggccataaataccaaaaactttttcactttttttggaatttttgaagttggagttgtgtttggccatagtttttgaaattgtagtttttggtgaaatgtagtgtaaaaaagtgaaaaaagttgaaattttttgaaaaacaagtttttcttgtttttagtaTTCCGGAGTACaactccggaaaaaagtgaataatttttatggccaaatgctaaaagttaaaaaagtgaaaaaattttcccaaaaaaagtgaataatttttatggccaaacgcccaccAAGTGTCAGACTCATGTGGATTGAGACTCAAAAATTAAGGAACAACGGCAGCTTAAAGAATTTTGACTGACTGGGTGCTTCTTTTACAGGTTTAAGAGAGATGCCTATAGCTGTGATGACTGAGAAGCCAAAGTCCCAACATTACGAGCTTCCTACCTCTTTCTTCAAGATTGTTCTTGGAAAACACCTCAAATACAGGCAACTATATATCTCCAATCTACCTACATTTTCTATTCATACATATACTCTATTCCCATTAATTGTGGTGCGTCATTCCTGTATATTCTGTTTTGTCACTACATAAGAAATCTGACAGTCTTagtggcttatatatatatatgaatagtGCAGCTGCTGTTACTTCCAAGACAAGTCAAGCACTCTAGAGGATGCTGAAAAagcaatgatggaattatactGTGAAAGGTCACAGTTGAAAGATGGACACTCTGTACTTGATGTTGGATGCGGCTGGGGCTCCCTTTCTATATACATAGCACAAAAATTCAGTGGCTGCAAAGTCACCGGGATTTGCAATTCAGTGACCCAAAAAGCACATATCGAAGAGCAGTGCCGGTACTTCTTTTGACATGCTTTTGATGAGCTTAAGCATATTGTCATCATCTAGATAACTTCCTCTGAGAACCTTAGATCAGTCACATGTGTTTGTGTAATTTCTTTTATCGAAATATCTTATTCTCCTGTGGTTAGGGAGCTTCAGCTGGGGAATGTGGAGATTATAGTTGCAGATATTAGCACATTTGAGATGGAAGGATCCTATGATCGAATATTGTCTATTGAAATGTTTGAGGTATTGAGTTCAAGCTGAGTACTGTTTGTTATTAGGTTAAAACTTCCTGTTAATATACTTATAGCTAAGAAACTTTATATCACTTAATTTATAGCATATGAAGAACTATGGAGATCTCTTGAAGAAGATCTCAGGATGGATGAAGCCAGATAGTCTTCTTTTTGTTCATCATTTTTGCCACAAGGCATTTGCTTACCACTTTGAGGTACACACATTGATCTGCCGATGCATGTTTACTTAGTTATTCACTGGAAATATTTCATCATGAAGCCTCCCTTGCTTCAATTACAGATCTAGTGACTAATGTTCTGCAGGATGTGAACGATGATGATTGGATCACTAGGTACTTCTTCAGTGGAGGTACTATGCCTTCTGCAGATCTCCTCCTTTATTTTCAGGTGAGCTTCTAATATCGAATATGTTGCTTTGGCTTCCTCTTCACCTTATAAATTATATAGCTTGAATATGTAGTTTGTATCTGCTTTCTTTCCtctttccatccatttttaagACATTATTTCGATGCTTACATCTGGTACATTTGATCACAGAATTCATAGATAGTTGCATAAATGACTTAACAACTACAAAAAATTACAAGAAACAGGCGTTTTGCTGTTGACAGAAAATGCCTTTAGGCTTTGTGGCCTTGAGGTGGATTTCGGCAAACCAGGAAACTAAAGAGGATCTTGGTATTCTTGCAGCATAATCTTCTAATTTGACTGTTGTATTGAGGCCGTATTAGATTCCTCAACAATGCTTGAAAGTCTAAGAGAGTTACAAAGAATCCAATCTctgatgaaaaaaaagaaagacatgCACTACGGATTGTCATGTAGCTGTATGGCGAAGAAAAGTCTGTCAATAATTAATCTTTTTTATAAATGAAACATTTATATACtacaattttttcttgataaataaaaaaaatcaatgaatGATAATTATTGTGATGCTTGCTTGCAGGATGACGTTTCTGTGGTTAATCATTGGCTTGTTAACGGAAAACATTATGCACAGACAAGGTGAGCTTATCTTATTTGCCAATTTGAATAATTTTAGAGGAGACATGTAGTGGTGATGTTTAATCGGTTTTAGCTTTGTACCTCTTTTTTGCAGCGAAGAATGGCTTAAAAGAATGGATCAGAACAAAAATTCCATAAAGCCAATAATGGAGTCCACTTATGGTAAGGATTCAGCTGTCAAGTGGACTGTCTACTGGAGAACATTTTTCATATCAGTTGCTGAACTGTTCGGGTACAACAATGGAGAAGAATGGATGGTTGCACATTTCCTCTTCAAGAAGAAATGAATTTGGCAGTTGCCTAAATGCATTTTACCCAAAAGCTTCAATAAGAGGACACTCAGTACGTCACAAGTTTGAAGAGTTGTGATCTTGTAATGATCTCCTTAGTTACAGAGTACTAGGAGAGAAAACGTGCCGATTGCTGTTATCTTTGCCTATTAGTTTCAGAGCAGTAGGAGAGAAAATTATAGTATTAGATGGCATTACGAAGACAATGCAGTTAATAAATGTGATCACTTGACTTGTTACTGAAATCCAATTGGACAAAAGTTGTTGAATGGCAATTTGATCCTCTTTTTTGGTGtgtgttttgttgtttttcttggCAAAACTGTTCCATTCATCTTCCCCCTCCTCACTGTCTCTCTGGAGATGGTAGGTTGCCCACAATATTGAGCATGAAGTCAGAGCCATCCTTTTGTTTAAAGGTTTACGGGCACTTGAACAGCAACACAAAAATTGTGATAGCAGCAATAGTGTTGCCAGTCTAACAACAAATGAGCATGTGAGCCGAGGAACGCGTTACTTTTCCAATTCATTTTCCTACAGGTTCTCGCATTCATGTGGAGAACTTCAGCAACACAGACCACCCTCAATTTCAACAACTTAAGTTAGTTTTCTGGTTATTCCCAATATTTTCAGTGGAAGCTCACTAACAAAACTCTGCATCTACATTTAGGACTACTTGACTCTGCATATTCACAATATTTTCAGTAGAGAGtcgttttttaattttctagagGACTATTCATTGTTATGATAAGTAGTGTATTTGGAGAACGCCACAAGATCAAATGAGAACACTTTACACATCACAATATAGAGAAACCGACACGAAAGTACTATAACTTGCCTTTTCCCATATAAAAAAGTACAAATAATATAGTTAAATTTTTAGCCAAAATCACTTTGTTTGATTCAGGAAATATACAATCATTTTGACGTTGAAAGAGCATTGTTTTTAACCAATATAAAGAAATGTGCCTTCAACACATCAGAACCAAAtataaacaagaaaaacaagatgaAAGAATCAACATGTAAAGGAAAAAGAGGACGAGAAAAACCTCAAAAGCAAAAACCAGAACCCATCCTATGGGATTGCAATTGAAACATATACTCAATTTTAGATCCAATTACACCAAATAAAATTGGAAAGTGTGAAATATAAACATTAGACTCAGGTCACTCAACAATAGTAGAACTcaatttgtttcttttcctcagaaaatcaagaaacaaaacaATAATGCTATCCAATCCCACTtcaaaattgaagaaagaaaccTCATTCTAAACCTTTTGCATAAATAGACTATTTGCTAGCAAAACTAACTTGAGCAAGATTTGAAAAGATTCAGCAAGGAACTAACATAAGATAACGAAGATCCCAGAAGAGAAAAGGCAGAGAAGAGAAAAAGTCATTTTGGGAGGCAAGTGGGTGCTTTGGAGGGACAGGAACAAGAGAACTTTTGAAGGGATGGAATATGACTTCTTACATGTTAGGAATATTAGATTTCTAGTTTTTGGTTTACATGGTTTTGTCCCCCACCATATCTTATTActttcataaaaaatattttatgaaaactGATAGGGTAGGTACAATCTCCCTAGTGTTGCCTTTGATACCAAAAGACATCAGAATCTCATTAACTCTCCTGGAGTCTACAATGCGCAACTTACCTAATCGTAATTAACTAGGTTTTCCCACAATATGCAGCATAAAGTCAAACCATCAGTCCAGTTTTTCAAAAAGTTTTACTGGACTTGAACAGCAAAAGAAATGAGAAAACAGTGACAGTAGCTATTACTCccaatctaacatcaaatggAAACGTGAGCCAAGGAGAGTGTTgcttttcaaattcattttcCTACAGGTTCTGGCATTCATGAAGCAGAACTTCAGCAAGATAGATCACCTCAATTTCAGCAATTTAAGTTAGTTGCCTGGCCGTTCAGTCTAACTATATTTTCAGTGCAAGCTGATTGACAAAAAAACAGCATCGATTCAGTACTGCGTTGAGCTAGTACTAAACTCAAGAACCTTGCTTGcttaacttaaaaaaattactaaactCGAGATATTAAACTGAATGTGCAGAAAAAACTGGGTAAATATTTAGCATTCTACACAAGGACTGCTGATATGACCATTGCTGAAGGGAGAATATCAGACTAAAACCAGTACCCATTGCAAAGACCCATACAACATGGACACTGCTATTGTAATCACAAAATTTTAGCTAAATTTCACCCCTAGCTATAGGCTTGACGTATCCAATGCGGTTCATCATCAAAATTTGTGTCCCACAATCAATGGCAATCCATGAAAATATAGGAACAGGTTTCTGACTAACGAACGTTATCCACATTAAACCTTAACATAAACTGGAATCAGGAAGGAAGGGAGGCCCTCCACCCCACCATTAATCACCAAGGAGATAGAGCAGCGAACGAAGGTTGCCCCTGGGAGGAAGGATTTGGGCATGGGTTAAAAGGAAAATCCATAAGGAATCAGGAATTACTCCACCCAAATAATCTGTATCTTCGACTATCAACAGTATCATAAAATCTAGAAGCATGTCGTGATATGTCACTTCATATCTAAGAAAGTAGAGAGCCAAATGTGGATGAACAACAGATAACAAACATCATTTTCAAGCCTCTATTTTCAATTTCCAACGAGACAAAACTTAATCAAGTAACAAAAAGTGCAAGCTCTTCACTCTCCTTTAAGGATCACCAAGAAATACTAAAGCTAAGGCTACGGTGGAGGAAATGACTGTTCTTCATAATAGTGGAACTTGGGAGATAGTTCCTTTACCACCGAGCAAAACAATAATTGGATGTCGCTGGTTATTTACTATCAAGGTGTGGGTATTGATGGAAAGGTTGATATTCTCAAAGCTAGACTAGTAGCCAAGGGATATACTTAGATTTATGATCTTGATTATGGTGATACCTTTTCTCCAGTAGCGAAGATTGCATCTGTTCGCCTCCTTATTTCCATGGCAGTTCTCCTATGTCCGAAGTTCGCCCGACTGTGCGGTAGCCAAGATCCAACACTTGACATCGCCCTTCCACACTTAGAATATTTTAGAGGTTTGGGACTTTCTTCAGATTTTAAGCAGCACGTAAATAAAAAAGGCACACACaattaaaagaatttattcCCACCATGTATTGATAATGTGAATACAAGAACACAACACAAGCCTAACCTTTAGACTCAAACCACAATATACAGATCACCTCGATCAATGACTATTTCCTTCTTCCTAACCTTAGGAATTACTTGGGAATTTCGACCTGCCTGACTTAGGGAGTTTTCAGCACTTGTGTAATGTGCAAACTGCCCTTTACACTTGTCAGCCATATCCATATCCCACGTTTTCAGTTGACATCCCCAACTGATAGccatttaaaaaattcaaacacTTAGTTAATAAAACTGCCACGCCTGGAAAGGGCAGAAGCAACCGCCCAACTACTTTGCCATGTGCTTGCATGCTTGTCAACCGCTTCATGTGCACTGCACGCTTGTGCCTCGCTCTCAGCTGTGTGGCTACTGTGGGCGCCAAGTCTTGCCAGCTTTTCCATGCCAATACCATTCAAGCCCCACACACATGCAAACGGCACCCGCACAACGCAATACCAAGTCCAGCACATGACCATGCTAATTCCTCCTTGTCCTTGCCAGAGTCGTGCCACAACCTTGCCTTGCCATGATGTCCTATCCTGTGCCACGCTTAGCTTAGGGGCCAGCCCGCTCACCTAAACCAAGACATCACTAAATGGCCCTTGTCACTGCCTTGGTACCAAGTCACCCTGCCTTAACGCCTAGGTCTTTCCCCCTTTCGTGTCGCTTTGCCCACATGTGTTGGCCCATGGCAAGGAGATACACGCCAAATCCTTGCCACTGTACTGAGGGTCTAACAGCAGCCATTTTCATCAGCCCTTTTATCGTTGGATATCAAGAATTCCTTCCTTCATGGAGAACTTGCTGACGAGGTCTACATGGAACAACCACCAGGATTTGTCACTCAGGGAGAGTCTGAATTAGTATGTCGATTGTGCAGATCTTTTTATGGTCTTAACAATCACCAAGGGCATGGTTGGGCCGTTTTAGTACTGTCGTCTATCAGTTTGGCATGCTTTGAAGTGAAGATGACCACTCAGTGTTTTATAAACATTCTAATAATTGCAAACACATATTCTTGGTTGTTTATGTGGATGACATTGGTATAACAGGTAATGATAATGAAAGCACTATTCATCTTATGCGGCATCTTAGCAGTCACTTTCAGACAAAAGAGTAAACTAAAATACTTCCTAGGCATTGAGGTGGCGTAATCTAATCGTGGAATTTTCATTTTACATAGGAAATATGCTTTGGACAACATATTGGAAGACACTGGCATGTTAATTGCAAACCTATTAATACTCCTATGGAGCCAAAAATTAAGATTGTTCATGAACAGGGAGAGCCTTTGAAAGATCCAGGTCATTATCGAAGATTGATTGGCAGCTCAATTATCTAACAATCACATGACTAGATATTTCATCTGTTGTCAGCGTGGTTAGCCAATTTTTCTAGACTCGTAACAGTCATTGGAATGCATTGATTCGT
It includes:
- the LOC132029595 gene encoding (S)-coclaurine N-methyltransferase-like, with the protein product MDAIVKVPYDATVRLMLTSLERNLLPDAVTRRLTRLLLAGRLRSGYKPSAELQLSDLLHFVHCLREMPIAVMTEKPKSQHYELPTSFFKIVLGKHLKYSCCYFQDKSSTLEDAEKAMMELYCERSQLKDGHSVLDVGCGWGSLSIYIAQKFSGCKVTGICNSVTQKAHIEEQCRELQLGNVEIIVADISTFEMEGSYDRILSIEMFEHMKNYGDLLKKISGWMKPDSLLFVHHFCHKAFAYHFEDVNDDDWITRYFFSGGTMPSADLLLYFQDDVSVVNHWLVNGKHYAQTSEEWLKRMDQNKNSIKPIMESTYGKDSAVKWTVYWRTFFISVAELFGYNNGEEWMVAHFLFKKK